The window CGATACCCATGTTTGAAGAATGGCTACCGCAATATCCAGGTCTGAAACACCACCTCCTTCACGAAGCACCTTTGGTGGTCGTCCGCGACGACCAGAACGAAATACCTCGCAACAAATTCCGAATAACAAATTTCCATAACGGCGCTCACCATCCGTAACTAATGTAATGTCCCTTGTTTGCTCAACAACATTCCTAAGAATCTGTATTGCATAGAAAAACAGTGCGCGATCCTTTTTTCCACACCCTAATGCCCAAATAAAACGACTAGCACGCTCCATCAGCATAATCGTCCAGCCTTCGCTCTCTTCCACCGGAACGTTCTTATTTACTTTTGTGTATAGTTCATCTCCCTCAATCACCTGGGAAATAAACTGATGCACCAGTGCATAGATCATCAAAGTTCCTTTTAAATCAGAAAGTTTTCTCTCCCATTCTAATAACGTATTTTTTGCTATTCCAAAAAGTCGGCAGGCAGCGTTAAAGCCAATTCCCTCACTTCGCGCCTGGAGTACCTTTGCAATCAGGCTTATGGGTTTTTTTATATTCTCCATAAATGTTCCTTTTGTTTCTGAAAAAACATTCCGACAGCTATTGCATTCATAAAGATTTCTGCTGCCGTTGCTGGATGTATTATAAGTTTTGGAGATACGGCAGTCTTCAGAATTGCAATGAAGGCAGCGGATTGTGGTCAACATTAAGAGCTTCTTCAAATTATCAGGAAATGGGATGATTTTAGCTTAAGATAGAATAGTGTATAATTTTCAATCGATTATAGCAAGAATCAAAATAGACCAGTGCCGATGATGAGATCCACATGACCCGATCTCAGGAATTCCACCAAAGGTTGCCCATCCCGGCGTAGCAATTCATCTACCGCCACAGTTATACACTCCACGCGATGTTCCCTGAGCACAATGGCTGTCTCTGGAGTCGCGTATACGACTAATCCCTTGCGTCGTAATAATTCAATTTCATTGACTATCCGAGCACGCTCGGATTCCTGTTCCACCGAAACCAAGACCCCCTTCTTAGGAATCTTGAAACCGGTTGCAAGTTGGGCCGCAAGTAGAGCCTCCTCGACATCCGCACCAAAACAGGCGACCTCACCCGTGGATGACATTTCCACCCCCAGCCGTGGATCCGCCCCCTTAATTCGAGCAAAAGAGAATTGGGGACTCTTGACCACCACATAACTCATCTCTAACAGACTCCTAGGCTGCTTTTCACTCAACCCAACCCCACGTAGCATCAACGCTGTCGCCTCACGAATGAAATTAACCCCAAGCGCCTTGGAAATATAAGGAAAGGTACGTGAGGCGCGCAGGTTGCATTCGATAACCTTGACCTGATTTTTCCGGCACAACATCTGCCCATTAAACGGACCAGTGATCTTCAGGGCCTTAGCCAATCGTCCGCCAATCAAACGAATCTTTTTCATGGCCTCAATCGTCAAACGTTGCGGTGGTAAGACTAAGGTGGCATCCCCCGAATGTACACCGGCGTTCTCGATATGCTCCGCGAGAGAATAGAGGTGGATCTCTCCGTTACAGGCAACCGCATCAAATTCAACCTCCCGTGAGGCCTCCTCGAATTTTGAAATAATCACCGGATGTTCGGTAGAGATCTCAACGGCCTTGCCCAAAAAGGAACGCAGTTCCTCCATACTGTAAGCCACATGCATTGCCGCACCGGAAAGGACATACGAAGGCCGCACCAGCACCGGGAACCCTCCCATCTGACGCACTTTCTTTTCTAAATCACCGCTAGAGTCGGCTTCAACCCAGAGTGGTTGCTCCACCCCGAGGCGGTCGAGCAGTAGAGAAAACTTATTGCGATCCTCAGCGTTATCGATAGATTCTGGCGCCGTACCAAAAATATGGATCCCAACCTTGTGTAATTTAAGCGCCAAGTTATTGGGCGTCTGCCCACCAGCGGATACCAACAAACCAATCGGACGATAGAAATCGTTAAGTTCGATCACCGTTTCTAGGGTGATCTCGTCAAATACTAATTGCTCACAGATATCGAAGTCAGTAGACACCGTCTCCGGATTACTGTTGAGCATAATCACCTCGTAACCTAATTCTTGGGCCGCCTTGACTGCACTCACCGTACACCAATCAAATTCGACACTCGAACCAATTCGGTAACATCCCGATCCCAGCACCAAGATCTTGGGGCGTTCACTCGGCGAGACATCGCTTCGCTGTGCCCCATAGGTAAAATATAAGAAATTTGTCTCCGCCGGATATTCTGCGGCCAGCGTATCGATCTGAGACAAATACGGTCGCACTCCAATACGATGGCGGTGCTCACGTACACTATCCTCAGATTCACCAGAAAGTCGACCTAAAGCATGATCGGAAAAACCAGCCTTCTTGAGTTGCCGCATATGCAGGTCATCGAGGTTGCAGAGTCGATGCGTACGCGTTGCCTGCTCCAGAGTGACGATACGTACAATTTCATAGAGAAAAAACCGATCAATCCGGGTGAGTTCATGGACCTCGTCTACCGTCATTAGATTTCGTAGGGCATAGGCCACCGCGAAAATCCGCCGCGGCGTGGGTATTGTCAGAGCTGTATAGAGGTCGTTGAAATTAAATGCGTCGGGATCCAGGCCATCTACCCCAATCTCCAACATCCGCAACGCCTTCTGAACAGCCTCAGCAAAAGAACGGCCGATCGACATAACCTCGCCCACGCTCTTCATCTCACTACCAATATTTTGTCCGGCACCATCGAATTTGTCTAGGTCCCAACGCGGGATCTTACACACGATATAATCCATCGCTGGCTCAAAGAAAGCCGTGGTAACTTTGGTAATGCCGTTAGGAATCTCGGTGAGGTCGTAACCTAAGGCAATCTTGGTCGCTACGTAGGCCAAAGGATATCCAGTTGCCTTAGAAGCCAATGCCGAAGAACGCGACAACCGAGCATTAACTTCGATCACCCGATACTCTCGCGATTGCGGGTCCAGTGCGTATTGAATATTACACTCACCAACCACCCCTAAATGGCGAATTGTCTTAATCGCGATATCGCGTAACATCTGATGCTCATAATCATCCAGAGTCTGCGAGGGCGCCACGACAATTGATTCACCCGTGTGAATCCCCATAGGGTCGAAATTCTCCATATTGCATACTGTGATGCAGTTATCGTGATTATCACGTACCACCTCATACTCAATTTCCTTCCAGCCCTTGAGACACTCCTCAACCAGAATCTGCGACACCGAGGAAAAAACCATCTCGGCAAGCTGCTGACACTCGCGTTCGTTGTAGACAATGGCCGAACCCTTGCCCCCAAGAGAAAACCCAGACCGCATCATCGTCGGAAAACCAATAAAATGCGCCGCCTCGATAGCCTCCTTTACAGAATAGACAGCCTTGCTACGAGCTGTCTTGACACCAATCTCCGACAACTTGCCAGCAAATAAATGGCGGTCCTCCGTCATGCGAATAGTCTCGACTGGCGTACCCAACACTCGCACCCCATATTCAGCAAATACCCCGCTCTCCTCCAGATATAGACCACAATTTAATGCCGTCTGGCCTCCGAAACTCAATAACACCGCATCCACCTTTTCCTTGGCAATGACCTTCTCCACAAAATACGGTTCTACCGGAAGAAAATAGGTCTTGTCGGCCAAACCACTGTCGGTTTGAATGGTAGCAATGTTAGAGTTGATTAGAACGGTTTCAATGGATTCCTCTCGTAATGCCTTGAGGGCTTGTGAACCGGAATAGTCAAACTCACCGGCTTGGCCAATACGCAGGGCGCCAGAACCTAAGAGAATAACTCTATTGGGTTTGATAACCTTCTTGTTGCTTGATACGTTCATAACGATTTCCATCCTTAAATTGTCTTACCCATCTCGACCTGTGTTACCAACTACCCATTGAATGGCAGTGTCGAATTCGCATCAATTTCACGTCGTTCAAATGGTGTGGACCTCTGGTAACCGATCGATCTCCATACTCGGCTTGGTGACATGCTTCAATCGTCTTACGACGTTGATATATTCATCGAATAGGAATGCCGCATCGTGCGGACCGGGGCAAGCCTCGGGATGAAACTGCACTGAGAAGATGGGCTTATGAATATGTCGAATCCCTTCATTAGTTTGATCGTTGATATTGACAAACCATGGATTCCAGCCCTCTTGAAGTGATTGGGTGTGCACCACATAACCGTGATTCTGGCTAGAGATATAACAACGCCCTGTCGACAAATCACGCACCGGCTGGTTGATCGAACGGTGACCATATTTCATCTTTACCGTTTTGGCCCCAGAGGCCAATGCCAATAACTGATTACCTAGACAAATACCAAAGATTGGCATGTCGCTATTTAACAGATGCCGAATCTGTTCGATGAGCGACAGGGCATCCATCGGATCCCCAGGTCCATTCGGAAAAAACACCCCGTCTACCTCTGGCAGGAACTTCTCCCAATCACTATTCCAGGGAGTTCGAATCACTGACGCCTGGCGATTAATTAGGGATCGCACGATATTCTCCTTACCCCCAGTATCAACCATCAGAATTTTAGTATCCCAGCTACCGTAACGTAACGTAATCTTAGGTGCGACGATCTTTAAATAGTCAGCAGGCGCTAGCATCGTGACATTGGTAGCCTTCATCTCGTCATCGATTAAAAGTTTGCCATTGCTGGTACCAAACTCTCGTAGATAACGCGTTAAACTGCGCGTATCCACACCACAGACCGCAGGTATCCCTTGGGATTTGCACCACTCTCCCAACGAGCGTTGCTGAGTGTAGTGACTAGGATTCTCACTGTAATGGGCAACCACTAACCCCGTAATTTGGATACGCTCGGATTCAAACGGACCATTCGGAACCCCATAATTTCCTACCAAGGGATAGGCCACCACCAAGATCTGCCCGCAATAGGACGGATCAGTCAGAGTTTCAACGTAACCAGTCATGGCAGTGTTGAACACCACCTCACCAGCAACATTGGCCTCAGCCCCGAAGGATTCTCCCTCGAAAGTCGTCCGGTCACGGAAGATTAGCTTCATTGTTTTCTTGCTCACTAATATCCTCCTAACATCTTCTGCAGATTTTCCGACTTCTTTCCGCATAACTGTCTGCCCCCCTCCCGTTGGGAGAAAGTGAACAATCACAAAAAGGAATGAAAAGCATTGGCCTCCCCGTTTCATCAGGGAGGACACTCTAATGTGTTAACTACGGGATAATTCTGGCGAATAGGTCTTACGCCAATGAAGTGTACCAACTAGAGGAAATAATTGAACGATAAAAATAAGGAAGATTGCACTACTATCTCTTGACCTATACCAGCATGTGGTTGTTAGGGAATCGCCGGAGTCAACACTGACGATTAATCCCCTGGACCATTCAGCCCCCCCTACCATCTTGGCACCAAGAGCGTGGCGAAACGCTCGAATTCCCAGGGGAGCGAACGCTTACCATCCCCTTTCTCCCCCCGTTACTCAGACACGCTGTATGGAAAAACTTCTCAGATATTCATCGGGCCGGAAAGGGTCGAATTCCTTACCCATGATGATGTGCTTTTTGTAGGTCTCAGAATGCACCGGATAGTTCAATTCCTTCATCATCCGCCCACAGTCCGCCGCCAAAAATACCTCTTCGGCGATTTTCTTATAGTCCACATTAGTCTTAATATATCCCCAACGCTTCATTTGGGTGAGGATCCAGACGGCCATCGAATGCCAAGGAAAGGGATCATAGTCAACCCGATTTGGAATATTGTGTTCGCCACCCAATCCATCAGGGAATCTACCGATCAAGACCTGCTCCAATAATTCCGGTGGTTGATCCAGATACTTTTTTCCAGAGATCGCCGTAGCAATATCTTTGCGATTAGCTGCCCTAGATGAAAATGCCGTGGCATCCACAATGGCATTGAGCAGTGCACCATAGGTATTAGGATTCTGCTCGGTAAACTCCTTACTACATGCAAAAGCACAACAGGGGTGCCCGTCAAACAACTCCTTGGTCAGCACATGTAGAAATCCAACCTTGTCGTAGACCGCCCGCTGGTTAAACGGGTCCGGTGATAAATACCCATCGATCTCACCAGCCGCCATAGTTTCCACCATCTTGGGAGGCGGTACCACTTTAATCTCGATATCCTTATCTGGGTCGAGACCGTATTCCGCTACGTAATAACGCAGCAAAAAGTTATGCATGGAGTACTCAAAGGGCACACCAAACTTGAAACCAACCCATTCCTTTGGATTCCGTTTGTCCTTATGTTTAATGTGCAGAGTAATGGCTTGGCCGTTGATATTCTCAATAGCAGGCATAACAAACGGGGTCGCTTTTTCTACGCCAAGCCCCAGCGTAATTGCCAATGGCATAGGAGTTAACATATGCGATGCGTCATACTCCTTGGATAACGAGCGATCACGCGCCATCACCCAACCAGGGGTCTTGACGATCTCAACATTCAACCCATATTTAGAATAGAACCCCATGGGGCGCGCCATGATAATAGGAGTAGCGCAGGTGATAGGGACAAATCCGATCTTCAAATTGATTTTCTCGGGGGGTCCCAGGCTTTCCTTAAGCGCGGCCTTGGCCTGATCAAGGGGAAATATCGTAGAAAAAATTCCTGCGGCTATCGTGCTACCAGCGAGGCCCATGAAACTGCGCCGACTCATTTCGTCTTGCCCAAACACCGCCCGCACTACCGCACTATCAATGGCGCGGTCGAAGATCTCCTCGTGAGTGGTGGGAGTTTTCTGCGTTGCCGGCGAATCATCATGCTCATGGCTTTGCGCACAAGCAATATCTGGGATACGAGCCACATCCTTACCTCTTGCCCGTCGGCCAAAAACCTCATCCGCTCGGAGATCGATACGTCGACTCTTGCGTATTCCGTCCAAAGCCTGCCCTTGCCGATACTCAAAATTGCAGCTCTCACAGCCACACGTATCCCCATGCCTCAGATCGATATCCGGGCTAAATGGATCACCAAGACTTCTGTACGACATAGACCCCCCATCTTTAGTAATTATGTAATCATTCACCTCACCACTCTTGGGAGAAGAGCGAATCATTACGTGATTATTGGGAAACAACCTCGCCACCAAAGTTAAAAATGCCATGGATAGCTTGGTCGATGATTCATGTCCCTGTATCCTAGATTCCAACAGTTCCTGCCAGAATAACGACCTAGCGAGTTATAGATAACAACTTGGGTTACCACTACTACACCTGAAAACGTTCAACCAAACTCTTCAACTGAACCGCAAGCCCGTTAAGTCGACGGCTGGCCTCTTCGGTTTGCGTAGCGCCTTGCACCGTCTGGATTGCTGCGGTATTGATCGAAATAATATTGCGGTTCATTTCATCGGCCACCACGGTCTGTTCTTCCGCAGTACTGGCGATCTGGAGGTTCATATCGCGGATCGAAGCAACGGATCGAATAATCGCCTCCAGAGCATTTCCAGCCAGCGCCGCCTGTTGGACACTACCTTCGACACGCTTATTTCCGCCTTCCATTACCTGCACAGCACGATTCGCACTTCCCTGAATACGTTCGATGATATATTGAATTTCTTTGGTCGAGAGTTGAGTACGCTGAGCCAACGTACGAACCTCATCCGCGACAACCGCAAAACCACGTCCCGCTTCTCCAGCACGGGCAGCCTCGATGGCCGCATTCAGGGCCAGGAGATTAGTTTGATTGGCGATGGCACCAATGACATCCAATACCTTGCCGATGGATTCACTCTCGATCTTAAGTTCCTGAATTACGCTACTAACTTTATCTACCTCCGCTGCCAAAGCGTTGATGGATTCCACTACGGCGCTAACCACCTTGCGCCCCTCATCTGCGGCACGGTCCGATTGTCCGGCCGCTAGCACGGCAATCCCGGTATTGCGCGCTACCTCTAGGGCACTGGCCGCCATTTCAGTCATGGCAGTAACGACTTTGTCGGTTTCATACCGCTGCTGCTGCATTCCCTGGCTGCTTTCCCGTGCCACCAGGGACAATTCTTCAGAAAAGGCCGTTAATTGCTGGATAGAGTCGATTATTTCTGAGATCACATCTTTGAGGCCAGCGACCATTACCACCATAGCGGCATACACTCCAGTGTTATTACTCGGCTGAAGTTCTACAGTCAGATCTCCGTCGGCAATGCGTTTGGCAATACGCTCCATTTCAGCCGGCTCACCACCGAGTGGGCGTTTAATCGCTCGAGTAAGAAACACCGCGAGGAGAACACCCAACAACATCGTGCTCACAGACAGCCAGAGCAACTCCGTTAGCGCCACACCCTCATTGGATTTCTTTACTCGATCACCAATCGCATCTTGATGAGAGAGCATTACATTGCGCATTTTACCCGCCGTTTCCATCATATCCGGCGCGAGTCGATCCAAGCCATTTTTCGTTAATCGATCACGTTGTTCAATAAGATCACGAATCTCCTTGATGCCTCCCTGATATAGTCGCCAGTGATTCTGGAATTTTTCGAACAGTTGTTCTTGTTGGGGGTCGCTGATATTCGATTCCAAATAGGCTGCATGTCTACCAAAGCGCTCACCCATTTCTTCCATGGCTTTATTGGCCTCTTCACGGCTGCTGCTTTTCAGAAACTTAGCCATAAACAACCGCCCACGTGCCAATGCCCCAGCAAGCCGTGCATCATAATTAAGCACCTCGACATTACGTTGTTTGAAGGCTAACTCAAGAATCTCCGCTAGAGTTGCCTCCATACCTTCTGCGTTTGGATTCAATAATTCAGAATGGACCTCATCTATTTTTCCGCCCAGGGTAACCAATTGTTGGAAGCTATTATCATATTCCACGGCAACAGATCCGATCTTCTCGGCCTGATTAACCAGATCAGATTTCTGCAATAAATGCGGGGCGTTCGCGATCAAATCAAACAATTGACGCTTACTATGTTGCACACTTTCAATATTGCCCGTATCAGGATGGGTTAGATAGTTCGCCACGCCAACCTGGGTCATCAGCAATGTTGGTTGTAATTGATTGACGAAATTCGTATCGTTTACCACCCCCTGGTAATCATTAAAGCCTTCTACAGAACTCTTCAGGGAGATATACGACGATACCGAGGTAAAGAGCAGCAGTGACAATATCGTTACGAAACTAAGACCAATCTGCATCCCCAGCTTCATTTCGGAAAACATCCATCGTTTCCCAGTAGATGCCGATTGGTATCCACCGGCCTCCTCGCAGAAGGTCTGTCGATATGACTCACTAGAATCAGCACTTGCACCCGTGGGCGGAAGAAATTCAAATTCACGTGCCATACAAATTCTCGATATATGGGAATAACACTAGAAATCTGACAAACATCAAGGATCTAGATGGCTACCATTCAAATTATCTCTAGCAAACTGTTGAACCGTCATTCAGGCAGAAACTGACGGAATCCAGAACACGCGAATGTGATCCGTCGGCCACACCCTCTATAATCTCTGGATTTCGACAATCCCCGCCGGAATGACGATTCAACAATTTTCCAAGTGGAAATTCTGATTAACTAACCCAAGTTGCTACCTAGCGCGCTTTTCTCCCCTCTCCCTCCGGGAGAGGGGCTTTTTCGTTTCTCACTGCATAGGTAGCAACTTGGGTTAACTACAATGAATGATTCCACAGGCTAACGATCACTACCCTATACGCCACAACGCCTATGGTTTGACGATATGCCAAACATCTCGGAAACCATCCCCGGACTTTTCGCCAGCTTTCTTGTCTTTGGAATAGAGATAGAGTGCTTTCCCCCTGAACGCCCACTGCATCTTTCCATCATCACGCATGATAATGGTGTAGTCACCGCTGGCTTGATCGCCTGACTGTGCCAAAAACGGCGGCCAGTTCATTGCGCATGATCCATTACATACGCTTTTGCCATCTTCGTCATTGTCGAATACATATAAGGTCATACCATCCATATTTGCCAACATGTCATCAAGAACCTTGGCGGGGCCGGCAAAAACAGCAGTGCTCAAGCCAAACAACAGTACCGCAGAAACGAAATGCGCATTCGTGGTAATATTTCTCATGACAACCTCTTATGGGAATAAGTATTCTTATAACGTCGCTCTTCCCCCAATAGTGGAAGGCGAATAGAAATGAAATACAATTAATCTAATCAGCAAGGTGAATTAGTAATTTCTTGATCGCCCTGCCTCTCATCCTCTCTGATAGGGAGAAAGATCGAATGGTTACCAACACCAAGCCATCCGTAGCATCTGAATTCCGGTATCCATGCAAGTCACGTAGCCTCGGCATGCTTGCTGAATTTCGAGCGCGGGTCTCGAACTCGTAGATCAATTCGTTTCCCGACACCTTCAAAGATAAAATTTTCCCCATAGATCGTTTTTAGGATCCAACCATTGGCACGCAAATATCCAATACTCCGATCCAAAAGTGCCGCCTCATCGATATGCAACGCAGGAAGCCTGAGACGCAGTCTCTTGGCATTTTCTCTTTCTAGTCGCCAGATGCTTGCTTCACGCAAAGTTTCGATCGAGACAACCGATGTAGTTAGGGTTAGGCATTCGATACGTGCCCTAACCGAATATCCTCCAATGGCGTCACCGCAAGAAGGACCAGACGTAATGTCATAAACACCCCCAATACCAAAATTTTCTGCCGATCCAAACGTACGTTCTGCAGTCACCAACGAATCATCGGCACCATTAAAACCACCATCACGTTCTACCCCAGTAATGCGAATATCGAGCTGTGGGGTCAGCGCATCAATAGGAACTATAATTTCCTGATTGATGGGGTAGGCAATATTCAAAGTATCGTCAATAGCATCATCAGGAAAGGCATAGGAAGCCACCAAGCCATTGACATCAAATTGTAGAGTCCAATCTCCGTTGCCATTATCACCATCGTCAGAAACGGTTAATGAAACGAAGCTCACCCTGATTTTGTCACACACTGATTTGGGTGGAGGGTGCACACGACAAGACTCTTGACATACCGCAAGGTTGGGATAAGCCCCATTCTGGTCAGGAACGCATTGCCCATCATTGATACAACTGTATCGAATAGTCGGCGCTAACGGTGAATCACATCCTCCAGCAAAACCACATTGAACAACCACTGGTTTACAGCCACAACTACAATTATGTTCAGACATCATCGTACTCTTTTTGAATACGGAGAACATGGCGTCTCCGTAACGCCAAAACATAAGCAACTATGCCATTGCTACCTCGCTACGGTAGCCATATCAATGACAACAGTAAGATCTAATACCCCTCGGACTTACCAATCGGACTAAGTTAGCCTGCGTTGATTTTTGATCACCCTCCCCCCTCCGTAGTAAAGGGAAGGGAAGTAAGCGGCACGGCCCATCTTGAAATTATTCACCACCGTGCAATCTATAGATATCAATTACCTGAAGAGCATCCTCTCTCTGCCAATTAGAGAAAATCCTTTACCCCCCATTCCGCAGGAGGGGTTTTTGGGAAAGGGCGATCAAAAATCAACGCAAGCCTATATTTCAGCCTTACTGGCAACCCTAGTCAGGCATGACTCCTCATCATTCTGGCAGGGAATATCGGAATCCAGGGGCCATGGGGGGTTGGCCAACAAATCACATCCCTGTTCCCTGAACTCCGACACCCCCTGCCAGAATGACGACCCAACCACTTGTCTAACATTTAGAAATCTTGATCCATTGAACCAATCAACCTGAGAACGCGATCGATAAAACTGCCTCCACACCACATCGGACTCAGACGTAATACATCAGGAACACTATCCACCAACGCGTCAAAAGATACGTCGTATCTATTCTTCAGAAAATCGATCGCGCCCATGCCTACCTAGAATAATGAACCAAAACATACCCGGAATCATATCTAGCACAGAGAACCATGAAAATACACAAATCAATCCATTTTTAGTACCATAAAACCAGTAATGACCCCACCCATCACCTTGCTGGATGCAACTATTTGGCTTCCTATTAGACAGATACTAAAGACAGTGGCAATACGTAAATCGACCTATTTTTGATACCATAAAACCAGTATTTCTCTATGTGTCGGATAAATTTCCTAGCAGATAAAAAGATTTACTAGAACTTGGCGTTTCAAAAGCGGGGTAACCGTAATCAACAAGTTATGCTGACTACTCAGCTTCTGTAACTCATTGTTATTAGGGCAAGACTGTACAACCGCATCGCGAAACCCTAAAGTCTAGGAAAATTTAGGTAATCACAATCGCGTGGGCACAGTAGTGTGCTCGGCAGGTTGTCCTCCATCTCCAGTTAGAAAAAGGAATAGCCACGAGAGATAGCCGGGGGAGCGATGAATAGGATCAACAGGAACAAATGAGGCGTAACCATTCAATTTTCCTAAAAAGAACGAGTATCCCGTTGGCCTTCGTGCGACTAGAATGACAACGTTCCTCAAGGACATTGAAACGATTACGATAAAGCGAGGCGGTTAGTTGAATGCGACTAGACGTAACTATTCACTCCCGCCCTTGGCTATGGAGGGGGAATAGTTACCACCAGAAAGAATCGGGCTGTATCCGTGATGCAAGACCTGGAGATACAGACTTACTATCTACCTAACCAAAACTGCCACCGCTCTATCATTCTGGCAAGGAATGCCGGAATGATAGAGCGGTGGCAGTTTTGGTTATTCAAGTGGCGCGCAGAATGTGGCATCAACCACACCATATTGTCAATCTACTTCATCCCTGCCCGAACGCAACGTAAAATCCAATACTCGTAACGTCCTTCCAATACCTCGAAAACTGGCTTTAAGGTATAACGTAAATCCGAGGGCATCGCTCGAAAAGCGGCCTCGATGACAAACAATTCGCTTGGGTCCAAATGAACCACGTCGCTAACAGCCAACTCACCACTTTCGATGGCCTGTTCCAAATGTCCATAGATGGTGCCGATCTTGAGATTTCGCCGGCTAGC of the Gammaproteobacteria bacterium genome contains:
- the carB gene encoding carbamoyl phosphate synthetase subunit beta, whose protein sequence is MNVSSNKKVIKPNRVILLGSGALRIGQAGEFDYSGSQALKALREESIETVLINSNIATIQTDSGLADKTYFLPVEPYFVEKVIAKEKVDAVLLSFGGQTALNCGLYLEESGVFAEYGVRVLGTPVETIRMTEDRHLFAGKLSEIGVKTARSKAVYSVKEAIEAAHFIGFPTMMRSGFSLGGKGSAIVYNERECQQLAEMVFSSVSQILVEECLKGWKEIEYEVVRDNHDNCITVCNMENFDPMGIHTGESIVVAPSQTLDDYEHQMLRDIAIKTIRHLGVVGECNIQYALDPQSREYRVIEVNARLSRSSALASKATGYPLAYVATKIALGYDLTEIPNGITKVTTAFFEPAMDYIVCKIPRWDLDKFDGAGQNIGSEMKSVGEVMSIGRSFAEAVQKALRMLEIGVDGLDPDAFNFNDLYTALTIPTPRRIFAVAYALRNLMTVDEVHELTRIDRFFLYEIVRIVTLEQATRTHRLCNLDDLHMRQLKKAGFSDHALGRLSGESEDSVREHRHRIGVRPYLSQIDTLAAEYPAETNFLYFTYGAQRSDVSPSERPKILVLGSGCYRIGSSVEFDWCTVSAVKAAQELGYEVIMLNSNPETVSTDFDICEQLVFDEITLETVIELNDFYRPIGLLVSAGGQTPNNLALKLHKVGIHIFGTAPESIDNAEDRNKFSLLLDRLGVEQPLWVEADSSGDLEKKVRQMGGFPVLVRPSYVLSGAAMHVAYSMEELRSFLGKAVEISTEHPVIISKFEEASREVEFDAVACNGEIHLYSLAEHIENAGVHSGDATLVLPPQRLTIEAMKKIRLIGGRLAKALKITGPFNGQMLCRKNQVKVIECNLRASRTFPYISKALGVNFIREATALMLRGVGLSEKQPRSLLEMSYVVVKSPQFSFARIKGADPRLGVEMSSTGEVACFGADVEEALLAAQLATGFKIPKKGVLVSVEQESERARIVNEIELLRRKGLVVYATPETAIVLREHRVECITVAVDELLRRDGQPLVEFLRSGHVDLIIGTGLF
- the carA gene encoding Carbamoyl-phosphate synthase small chain, producing the protein MRKEVGKSAEDVRRILVSKKTMKLIFRDRTTFEGESFGAEANVAGEVVFNTAMTGYVETLTDPSYCGQILVVAYPLVGNYGVPNGPFESERIQITGLVVAHYSENPSHYTQQRSLGEWCKSQGIPAVCGVDTRSLTRYLREFGTSNGKLLIDDEMKATNVTMLAPADYLKIVAPKITLRYGSWDTKILMVDTGGKENIVRSLINRQASVIRTPWNSDWEKFLPEVDGVFFPNGPGDPMDALSLIEQIRHLLNSDMPIFGICLGNQLLALASGAKTVKMKYGHRSINQPVRDLSTGRCYISSQNHGYVVHTQSLQEGWNPWFVNINDQTNEGIRHIHKPIFSVQFHPEACPGPHDAAFLFDEYINVVRRLKHVTKPSMEIDRLPEVHTI
- a CDS encoding nitrate/nitrite transport system substrate-binding protein — translated: MAFLTLVARLFPNNHVMIRSSPKSGEVNDYIITKDGGSMSYRSLGDPFSPDIDLRHGDTCGCESCNFEYRQGQALDGIRKSRRIDLRADEVFGRRARGKDVARIPDIACAQSHEHDDSPATQKTPTTHEEIFDRAIDSAVVRAVFGQDEMSRRSFMGLAGSTIAAGIFSTIFPLDQAKAALKESLGPPEKINLKIGFVPITCATPIIMARPMGFYSKYGLNVEIVKTPGWVMARDRSLSKEYDASHMLTPMPLAITLGLGVEKATPFVMPAIENINGQAITLHIKHKDKRNPKEWVGFKFGVPFEYSMHNFLLRYYVAEYGLDPDKDIEIKVVPPPKMVETMAAGEIDGYLSPDPFNQRAVYDKVGFLHVLTKELFDGHPCCAFACSKEFTEQNPNTYGALLNAIVDATAFSSRAANRKDIATAISGKKYLDQPPELLEQVLIGRFPDGLGGEHNIPNRVDYDPFPWHSMAVWILTQMKRWGYIKTNVDYKKIAEEVFLAADCGRMMKELNYPVHSETYKKHIIMGKEFDPFRPDEYLRSFSIQRV
- a CDS encoding methyl-accepting chemotaxis protein, which encodes MAREFEFLPPTGASADSSESYRQTFCEEAGGYQSASTGKRWMFSEMKLGMQIGLSFVTILSLLLFTSVSSYISLKSSVEGFNDYQGVVNDTNFVNQLQPTLLMTQVGVANYLTHPDTGNIESVQHSKRQLFDLIANAPHLLQKSDLVNQAEKIGSVAVEYDNSFQQLVTLGGKIDEVHSELLNPNAEGMEATLAEILELAFKQRNVEVLNYDARLAGALARGRLFMAKFLKSSSREEANKAMEEMGERFGRHAAYLESNISDPQQEQLFEKFQNHWRLYQGGIKEIRDLIEQRDRLTKNGLDRLAPDMMETAGKMRNVMLSHQDAIGDRVKKSNEGVALTELLWLSVSTMLLGVLLAVFLTRAIKRPLGGEPAEMERIAKRIADGDLTVELQPSNNTGVYAAMVVMVAGLKDVISEIIDSIQQLTAFSEELSLVARESSQGMQQQRYETDKVVTAMTEMAASALEVARNTGIAVLAAGQSDRAADEGRKVVSAVVESINALAAEVDKVSSVIQELKIESESIGKVLDVIGAIANQTNLLALNAAIEAARAGEAGRGFAVVADEVRTLAQRTQLSTKEIQYIIERIQGSANRAVQVMEGGNKRVEGSVQQAALAGNALEAIIRSVASIRDMNLQIASTAEEQTVVADEMNRNIISINTAAIQTVQGATQTEEASRRLNGLAVQLKSLVERFQV
- a CDS encoding exported hypothetical protein (Evidence 5 : Unknown function), with the protein product MRNITTNAHFVSAVLLFGLSTAVFAGPAKVLDDMLANMDGMTLYVFDNDEDGKSVCNGSCAMNWPPFLAQSGDQASGDYTIIMRDDGKMQWAFRGKALYLYSKDKKAGEKSGDGFRDVWHIVKP